A segment of the Polyodon spathula isolate WHYD16114869_AA chromosome 1, ASM1765450v1, whole genome shotgun sequence genome:
CGGTTTATaatgttcgttttttttttaagggggtggGGGTTATTTTGAGTGACGTGTAGTTCATTTAGACAACACATAAACTGCACATTTATTACTCTGACACTGATTACCATACGTAGGTGCTACACACGTGACCCGCCTGCCCGCTTTAGATAAAGAAAGTCTTAGTTGACTCCGCCTCATATGAGTGTAGTGTAGCATAGTACTGTATTCTTCTCTTCGGTGTAGCCTTTGATAATAGGAGGCATTATGCTCCGTTGAAGATGTGTTTGTTGCCCAATAACAACTGGTTATGTAACTAATATTCAAATGAAAACACAGTTTGAAATTGAGAAAGAAATCAAACTGTTCTGTAATGTTATTTATCCCCAAAACATCagttaattgtgtgtgttaaagaTTCTGTTAACTCTAAATCAATTACTGGTGCTCTACTTTGGTTTTAAATGTATGATATAAGAGTACATTGAACATACACATATGAcctacagctatgggcaaaagttttgtaTCCCCTAGTatttttaggattgagattttatatatatatatatatatatatatatatatatatatatatatatataatatatatatatatatatatatatatatataatttaacattgTAGCATTAGCTTCTGATGTTTTAATATAACACTTTCAAATGGCCTTCAATATCATATAGcacaacttttaaaatgttaccattttaaaaaatttgtttttttaaagtatatgggaaaactacaaagtggtatgtaattgaacaacttaacattattcagtaggtttcatttgattttatgaagcaaaatgatttaattctgttgggtgatgcaaaacttttggccataaatGTACATTAAGTTGCACCTGTCTGTATATTTGAATGGTCAGCCATAATCTTTGAACCTTGAATAATATAACTGGGGAGGGTTGCCATACAGTAAAATAttacagggttctccccaggccttttcagccagaCGGGCCTCCCGGCAAATTGGCAGTCGCTGCCCGGCTTAAAAAACCTGATCCACctatcttgcagatgctactgttcCTTTAACAAGGATTGATtacgcttctagcagactagatcagttgcgtgttgctgggtgaaaaataaaaacaatcttggaaccacatgaccgctgtgttacgtcttgacaacATTTTAACCAATCATAGGCACTTCGAGAGACTAAAATGTTAAatgagtgctttaaaaaaaaaaaagaaaaaaaccttttcaaaacaaaaagtgaCAATGAGTGCAGGGGGCCGAAATAAGCCTGTGATCGACGCAATCCaccgcctaatactatatttgcgctggctactttttattaaaaaaaaaaaaaaaaaaaaaaaaaagttaaggttATTTTCGGGTGTTACCATTAAGTGAGTTTCTTGTCACAtgtgtactgtaaggtgatatataatACATAGCTAtatatatgcaccaaaaaaaagaGCCTCTTCCTTTTGTTGTGAGatcgtaacaatatgtacccagaTGCTTTTGAGAGGTATTGGGGGTTCATTTtatagaggctgtatgcctttaagaagaaaggcatgatgggatatcagctgaacccTTGTCAGCTGACACACAAATGCTTTAGTGCAgcggtgctggattattacactgcggtttcatgcaacagttatgatggtgaccaaacgtgtcagtactgttaaaaaaaaaataaataaataaataaataaaaggttaatttcagttgcattaaaaaaaaaaaaaatgtagaacagcaaaaaaacttacagaaaacagtttaaatgaagcaataagctcaataactAAGCTAAAAGTGaaaagtttacctttttttttgtgaactgcaaTAACCCTATATTATCTTTCCCCAGGCAAATcctaatttaccataataaaaaaaaacagtaatgaaaatgtTGAACATAAAGCGCAAGCCAGATGGTCAATGAAAGACAACACactattcaaattctttgttgtattatatatttaaggtaaggcaagctTAGTTTTCCATTAAGTGCTTGTAGCTATAATATTCTGctgcctggctgtacagaattcctggggagaaccccgTATTAGTCTTAGCttaccaaaaatgtatttcattgcaAGTAATACAACTGACAATAATGCAACCCTTATTTCTGTTTGTAGACTGTAGACTCTAAAGCGAAAATGGTGAAGGAAACTGAATACTATGACGTGTTGGGTGTCAAACCCAATGTAAGTGCAGATGAACTGAAGAAAGCCTACAGGAAACTGGCTCTAAAATATCACCCAGACAAGAATCCCAATGAAGGTGAAAAGGTGAGTACTATGGCTGCGTTATTTGTGTtcacttttaataacacagtgtaaccatttttttttttttttttttttttttgttcctgggtagtaagtgttatttcctaattgcttatgcctcaaaagtatagaaaatggctgttattccccagaaactttgcttttgtgaccaggacagtgatatttcaaaatatcactatttccaatgggaaaatgggcaaatgtgtgtcttttcattcacataaagtcagaaaaaacaacatatgaatccaaattaacatgtatttatattaaagtaatacaaaaatgactacaaaagatttagaagcgagtagtttttcgagatttacgattatactgtaaatacagtaattctaacttaattctgactttatgtgaatgaaaagacacacatttgcccattttcccattggaaatagtgatgttttgaaatatcactgtcctggtcacaaaagcaaagtttgtggggaataatagccattttctatacttttgaggcataagcaattaggaaataacacttactacccagggacaaaaattgtgttacatagtgtaatcatcaAGGGGGAGCACTACATTTCTTATCAGATTAGTACAAATAAATCCTTGTCTTCACTGATGTGGGGGATTTGGCAGGGACTGACTATTggggaattttttatttatttatttttttaaaaccattcagcacccccactataaattTGTTCCAGCGCCTTCACGTTGGCCTAGTTGGCTTCTGATTTTGAAACTTGTTGTTCATGTGGTGGTGAAAGCTTTGCACTAGTGTAAACATTCTTGGGTAATCTGTCTCTTTACCTAGTACAGCCAGCATCCAGTGTTCCCTCTAAGCAGCACGCACACGCAGCTGCACAGAAATCTGGCGGGTGCTGCGCACCAAAAACTTCAGGCCACGCAGCACCGCACACGCTCACTTCATAAAATCTCACGCTCAGCACtcctcttatttattttctggatATAAATGCTCCACCACCGCAGAGGTATCAATCGCCTGCTTTGCGTATATCAGTTTGGACATCGAGGAAATCCTGTTGGTTAAGAGAAACAAAGAGCTgcctagcaatagccaatcgagttttaagacatgcagtgcccacccactgatctCGACATGGTGTAAAACTTAACACTGACTGTttgcaaatcatttttttattattattaatttggactGCATGTTAAGTTATAGCAGTGAACACTAAGGAAAGAAAAGGTAGGAAGGTATGACTGTTAAAgttaagctgtatttttttttttatttaaaaaaaaaaaagggaataaactgcatttatttatttttagtacataAACAAGTCCCTAGTGACCTTACTGTCTTAACTCAAAGAGATGGCAACATCTTTAcaacaccattttaaaataaaaataatacaaatgcagaaaAGTAGTAGTACGTGGACTTTTTGATAACTGCATTATGTGCTTCCTTCATTTCACTTTTGATCGTATATAATACTGTGAGTGAGATGTTATTCTTTTTGGTTTGGTAATTTAATAGGAAGGCACTGAAAGGATGGAAAGTGTGGTCAGATGATGTTAAACCTTAGTTAATTTAAAATCTTGAACATTTGTAGTGCCTTGTTGCTGATATTCGAGTTTGTTGCATTTACTGTCAATCACATTTGCTGGCtatcattgtttagtagggcaGTTTATATTAACTATGATGTCACTTATTTAATATTCAACTAAGGTGCCCATTGACAGAAAAGTAGTGCTCAGAAGTTTGTAGTCCgctcagtacaaaaaaaaattagaggGAACATTGCCAGCATCCACATtcatgttcaagaaaattgaaaacatgAATCACTTTAACCTTCTCATTTCTGCCCCCTATACAGTTCAAACAGATTTCCCAGGCCTATGAAGTGCTCTCTGATTCCAAAAAGAGAGAGCTGTATGACCGTGGTGGGGAGCAGGCCATTAAAGATGGTGGCACAGGAGGCAGTAGCTTTGGCTCGCCAATGGACATATTTGATATGTTCTTTGGGGGAGGTGGAAGAATGCATAGGGAAAGAACGGGTACgtattctgtttttataataatttgttaattaaatgaaactaaaaactGAGACGTTACTTTTCTAGTAACTTGTTTTTCAAGAATCCCAGAAGCACCACCAATTTTGAGatgtacattttatattgaaTGAAGGTTTATcaaacataaatgtgttttttataggAAAAAATGTGATTCATCAGCTGTCTGTAACCCTAGAAGACCTTTACAATGGGTGCACAAGAAAACTTGCACTTCAGAAGAATGTGATCTGTGATAAATGTGAAGGTAGGTCCATTTTATCATAACCATGTTTTTGGCAGAATCCATCAACCCTGTCAGTTGGCCTGATTTTAACCTATATAACTAGGTCTTCATATTCCTTTGGCTGCCATTGTGTGCTTGATCTGTGTCTAGCTCAGAGAACCAGATGGttactttgtaatttaaaaaaactagtAGGTTCGTGTTGCTGTGGGCCATGACTGGGTTTAAGTTCAGCACCAGCTCtacataaaatgttattgttattaagcactggtaataatctgaagcagtggtatttcaaaataacagaaacttgtttttactttactgtttttttttttttttttttttttttttttttcattaaacttgatacattttcagctttcatattgaagcttgtgtactactcattcagTCAAAGCAAATAGGAATTTGCTTGCATTGTTTAAGACGCTTTTGGTCAAGtgagcttatttgtgtataaaaacaagTGTTGCAGTCCTTTTGCAACAAGTCTTGCTGAAATCGTAAGGtaattttaacatatttgcttaTTAATCGGTCACttagacgcttttatccaaagcaacttgcagATGCTAGGACTTGAACTATGCATCATTTTTATCTCATCTGATGGACAGAacaaggaggttatgtgacttgctcagggtcacacacagtgagtcagtggctgcgccgggattgaaccaggaacctcctggtaacaagccccttttttAACCGCTGGATATATCTGTTTCATCTGAAGCAAGGGCAAAacttttaaaactagcaagaaatgactTTGTTGCAGTAGCAGCAGTTAcattaagttatttattatggGCAAACCTTGCCTTCTAACTCAgtggaccatatttagaagcaagcacaaagaCACAGTTTATTAGAGGAATAAGacaattttaatggtataaacAAGAAACAATTCTTGACTGGTCCTTGGCAAACTAAGTTTATactgttttgaaatgttgttttattcagcaaaaaagTCTGCATTTGCTTTCAGAATTGAGTCTCAGATAAACcagtattttgaactgccttacttGGAGTACTTGTCTTCAaaagaacagtacttgcttttctttgttttaacgCTTTCCTTAACTACTTGTGGGAATTCTCGGTGTAGTGGTACTGGTtgtgccatttggtgctacttgcttgtattttgtaattcatgCATGCTCATTAAGTACATATTTAACTTATGCTGAAACGCCTGCCCAATTTTGTGGGTTTGCAATTAATAAAACTTACTTCAACAGtaaggtttgcttggtttcttagtgcttaataacaattatatataaattgtaatatgtatgtatttgtgtgttataaaatgtgtgtgtgtaaataaataaatatacacacatttgCCTCTGTGCTTGGCAAGAGCATTAGTCCCCTCACCTGTTAATAAAGTTAGGTTCCTATGATAGAGACACAAAATTCTAGGACTTGATTAAAACagttgttgtactgcttttaaatgaaacactTGCCAATACCAGTGACTCAGTGTTACTGAATAAGGAAGTTTACTGGTGTAGAACTTATCTATACTCTGTGTAATTTAGatttgttattatacagttatactgttaatgcaaaatattttacagttgGTTGAGTTATCAGCATTGAAAATTGTCAAACTTGGTTATTAGTCATGTGAAAATTGTCAGCCAAAGTCCTTGATTTGTATCAGCAAAACCTGTATGAACCGGTATTTACAGAGATTGTGTAATTGTTGCAGCTGAAGTAAAATTGTCAATTGGGCATACATGTAAAAGATTtaagtaacatttcaaaaactgtttaactagcttcatgtgtgatttatcaggttgatctatctggtaaaatgacaagttgtaaaTGAAGTGATTTCTAGAGTTTAActtgcttctgaaagtggtccaaaATGGCCCAAATGCATGTACAAAAGAATGGTTTTGACCAAGGAGTTTGTCAAAATGATTATTGGTCACTTCCACCTATGGTATCAGAGTAAGATCATAATGACATACTTTTTGCATCAAAGTAAATTTGGACTGCCACGTAAGATGAGCAGTGTTGATAATTCTCACATTTTTGTATtgtcacaaaaatataatatatatatatatatatatatatatatatatatatatatatatatataatttttttaaaatctcaggGCGTGGTGGCAGGAAGGGAGCGGTGGAGTGCTGTCCTAGCTGTCGTGGGACAGGAATGCAGGTGCGCATTCACCAGATAGGACCTGGCATGGTGCAGCAGATCCAGTCAATCTGTACAGGGTGTCATGGTCAGGGACAGCGCATCAATCCCAAAGACAAGTGCAAGACCTGCAATGCAAGAAAGATTGTGCGGGAAAAGAAGATACTAGAAGTTAACATTGACAAAGGTATATGTGTGACATTTTGCTGTGGTTTTTGTTGCTGGTAATTTAAAATGGAGCTCTATACAAGTATGCAAATCCATAAGGGGAACACACTTGgttctatataaaataacatgtattgTTAAAGTTCAGGGTTGTTTGGGGGAGTTCCAGTATTTAGTCAGGTTAGCActaacattataattataattcttGTCTAAATAAACAGGGATTAagcattacttttaaaaaaggGAGGTGCTTTTAACTTTAGCAGGAGGGTTATTTTCAAGGTTCTTTTGCAGATCCGATCACTTCTACTGCACACCTATGCAATATGGAGAGGAACATGGTCTGCTAAAATAAATGGGGATTGGAATACATAGTACTGGTTCTCTACTTGTACTAATGTTCCCTTGTGTTTCATACACAGGCTCTCCTTACAATCTGTTGTTGGTGTCATGCAATCTTGTAATGTTTGATTTGAAAACTAGTGGTGATGGTTAACACTGTTCTGCCAATATTGGTATCTTCAGCTATAACTTAAGTCTATCCATAGTGATCTGTTTCCTTACAATCTCTAGCTTCAGGATGCTAAACTGCTGGCACAAGAGCATGATGTTCTGTGGCACTGTCAGTGCTACGAAAGATCCAGAATCGCTGCTCATGGACAAATAACTCTTGTGAACATGTAATCCTTGCAAATGATGTGTCAGGGTACCGTAGTCATTTCACACAGCTTCAGTGACAAGGCACGTGCACGGGCCAGCATGTGGACAAAGGGCCCTTCGATCGTAAAATTGCACAGGGCAGCCCAAAAGCCTTTTTTTGCTTCAGGGAAGCAGCGTGTTGTCCTGGTGTATCTAGAATGAACTTTGACACTTGGAAATGTTTCTCATAGATTCCTGACCTGTTTTACCCAGTTTGGTGGTTTTAAGTGCTCCTCCTACCCAAGAGTGGTTTGATTACATCATTCTAGCTGTGGAGAGGTTGTAATGGTTGGGCATGCTCTTTTTGGTATGAACTTAATCCAATTGTAAAATGTTTCGCCAAACATGATAAATGAAGGGACAGGACATTTCTAATAACATGGTGGGACAGTGTAAACTGCCAGATCAAACATTTGTGAAATTACACCAACATGTGCTTTTGTATGATTAGGTATGAAAGATGGACAGAAGATCACATTTGCAGGTGAAGGAGATCAGGAACCAGGGTTAGAACCTGGCGATATAATCATTGTCCTGGATCAAAAAGAGCACCCAGTTTACACAAGGTaaacatgacattttattttttcttccccctTGGTTTGTGTTCACGCTAGTAAAATATTCTTAAATTCAGaagccgtaaaaaaaaaaaaataatggttacACGCTGTAACATGTTCAAATTAGTTATTGATTCTGAAAAAAggtaaaccactttttttttttttcttcttcctagACAAGGAGAAGACTTGCTTATGCACATGGACCTCCAGTTGGTAGAGTCACTCTGTGGCTTCAAAAAGCTCATCACGACACTTGATAACAGAACTATAGTTATAACATCACATccaggtatgtatgtatgtatatatattttttttctttgtaacattTTACCCCCACCCCCAATGACAGACTGACAGGTATTTTTTGTTCATATTGTAGGTCAGGCAATCAAACCTGGTGAGCTCAAATGCATTCCAAATGAGGGGATGCCTACATACCGCAGGCCGTATGA
Coding sequences within it:
- the LOC121321598 gene encoding dnaJ homolog subfamily A member 1-like, which translates into the protein MVKETEYYDVLGVKPNVSADELKKAYRKLALKYHPDKNPNEGEKFKQISQAYEVLSDSKKRELYDRGGEQAIKDGGTGGSSFGSPMDIFDMFFGGGGRMHRERTGKNVIHQLSVTLEDLYNGCTRKLALQKNVICDKCEGRGGRKGAVECCPSCRGTGMQVRIHQIGPGMVQQIQSICTGCHGQGQRINPKDKCKTCNARKIVREKKILEVNIDKGMKDGQKITFAGEGDQEPGLEPGDIIIVLDQKEHPVYTRQGEDLLMHMDLQLVESLCGFKKLITTLDNRTIVITSHPGQAIKPGELKCIPNEGMPTYRRPYEKGRLIIQFKVVFPDENFVPLDKLNQLEKLLPKRQKTESIEDVEIMEEADLEDFDMSQERRRHYNGEAYHDDDENDHQRRGVQCQTS